The genome window CAAGCATATACACTGAAACGGATCCGTGATCCAACCTTCCATGTGACGCTGCGGCCACACATCTCAAAGGACATTACAGAAGCAAACAAGCCAGCTAATGAACTTGTGAAGCTGAACCCAACAAGTGAGTATGCGCCTGGTTTGGAGGACACCCTCATCTTGACAATGAAGGGTATTGCTGCTGGCTTGCAGAACACtggttaaatgtgtttttgtgCTCTTTCCCTTCTACTTTTCTGTGTCTCTACAGATGGGCTGTGTCCCAAAAACTAAGTTATAACTTACCCCAAGTGGATGCCCTTTAATCATTCACCTAAAGGTCAAGATATTTGAGTGaactttttaagttttatgaTCAGATTGCTGTGCACAATAACTACAGTCAGCCAGCATTGTAATTCTTCCTACAGAAGAAATTAAACTCAGTGGAACTGTTTGTTATGCTTCAATACAAATGGCGTTATGTGCTTCATGTTTAATACCTTGGTGTTATATGGCAACACGGTCAAGCTCAGTGGAAAAGGACGTTGACTTGCAGACTAGTGGTCTCAGGTTCGAACTTTCATAGCACCgtggtagtgtgtgtgagaaacctctCTCGTTGTTTAGCTATGGATgcccaaaatttcaagaaagGGTGCTTTTCAATGATTTTATTAGATAATAAAGAATCTTCAATGCTACTCATGTACAAAGCAAAACAGGACCATGATAATTTATCAAGGTCACCAATTTTAAAGtatcaaaatttgaacttcGGGGACATCAAATGTTAAAATCATTTTATCCTCGCACAATTCAACCAAAagagttcaaatttttattcttaaaaatgaaaacaaaaaatgatagaaaggaaaaattaaaataaatttatgacAAATATTCCAATTTGAACGACACAAATGCAATTAGAGTGACCCTGAATATTGCCTACGGAGTACtgatgaaagtgaaaaaagcaaaaagaccaGATTTCAGGGCTACATTAACCTCTCCATTCTCGCTACGGCTAACGTCAatatgtttttgttatttttattttacttcatCCTTATTTATAGAGAATATTTTGGGCATGaactcttattttctttttgtttaattattttcactaGTCTCTCTGCACGcgctttttaaaatttattttaaaattaaaaaagataatggatagttgtgttccataaaaataggattcattatcttatttttctttttaatttttttttaatatgaaaaagtgtaaatttaccatattatcctcatttaattaataatttcaattcttaatatttgcattaaccaatgacattttatggtattttgaatgttttaccattctctgtcttttgcttcatatatatagattttaataagcttatttgagggacactttcactaatccaaacagtctattttgtagatattcattcaaagattatctctacaaaaaatcacttgaatccgatatcatttgaacactcaattgagttattgaaattttagtactttcttaaaGTACCGTATTCATTCATTTTGTATAacacaattggatgttgaaacggtttctgatttgtttaattttttgcaaggataaTCTATGAATTTAGacttaaaaatagatggttttggattgttgaaaaaaattcataatggACCCTAAAGaatatccctcaaataaaattatttaaaaatttccTCAATGGAAGAGCAttgtgtataatatatatatgaaaaaataagtcCAGCtccaaaaagaaggaaattaaGGCAAgcttgtttggttttttcctttttaattatgattttgtagattgtttttccttttttccaagttttaaagaaataaaatagttgttttttggtcaataGAAATAAACTAGTGATAGTTTTTCAGGCCAAAGGTATttgggaaataaaaaaaattgaaactttaaCATAGGTGGTGGACTGGTGGTGGTCTTAAATCTTGAAAGTTGCTTAATTTACTTTGCAACAAAGCAAAGGATCATTTTCCTCGAGACCCATTTCACTGAAAGCTCGCTTGCTTCTCCTTCTCTGTTCTGTAACAGAGTGACCCAGAAAAGCTATAGCAGAGTTCACTGTAGTTTATAGCCTTTACCAGTCACCATGTCTCTGTCTACGAGGTTGAGACGTCCTCAGCCGTCTGATCCTTctgcatcatcatcaccatcttcATCTTATTCAAAAGTCGATAAGCAAGGGAAATCGGGTGACGCCGATGGGTTTGACAAAGGGTTTCGTTGGTTCTTTCCCTTGGTCGCTTTGGGAATGCTAAGGTACATGAGCGCTACATCAAACATCATACACGACTGTGACGAGGTCTTCAACTATTGGGAACCTCTGCATTACCTTCTCTACAAATCTGGGTTCCAAACTTGGGAATACAGGTACCCTTTCAATTGCTTTTGaaacttttctttctctgaagtggaaattttgttcatttcttTCGTGCTTGTATCTGGGTTTGgcttgtttttactttttgggttttattttattttgtttcttgccaatttcttgtttcttgtttATAGAAAAGTGTTAGGCTCTGCTTTTGTCTCTGGATTTAATTTATTGGGaaatttagttttttgttACTCAAAGTTAGCATTACAGCTCATGAACCGATTGCAGCCTTCTTATGGAATCAATGtgatttctttcttaattGCACTTTTGTAACTACAAGTGAATCTCACAGTATAATGGCTTTGGGTTCATCCATCTGATTCTTACAAACTGACATAAGAATTTGTACCTAATGGCATAGAGATATATGATTTGGATTAGCATTTGTAGGTGGAATTAGATGCTCATCATTAACCATGGTCTGTAATCTTATCCTTTGCTGCGTGCTCTTAAAATACTGTGCATCATGGCTgttgaaaatttgattttgagtggtATCATTTTCTATCTTAGAAATCCTTTCATCtatgatttttattgttgtatGCCTCTTGCAGTTCTCAGTTTGCACTTCGGTCATATTTATACATTCTTTTCCATGAATTGGTGGGTCGACCGGCTTCCTGGTTGTTTGCTGAGGAGAAAGTAAGAATTTTTTCCCAGTGACTTTTGAACTGTTATCTACTTATAActgaaatttaattttctgtcTTAAATTCTGTTGTTCTGaaacaatttctttttgtttacaGGTGAGAGTATTCTATGCTGTTAGACTCTTTCTTGCTTTCCTTTCTGTTATCACTGACACTGTTCTGGTAGTTGCTCTTTCAAGAAAGTACGGGAAACGCCTTGCTTCTTACACACTTGCAATGCTATGCTTAACCAGCGGTTGTTTTTTTGCAAGCACAAGTGGGTGGgccatttccatttttctccTTTGATCTGTAAATTCCATTTCAGGATTTCTTACTGcacttttgatttttatttttggattattcttttttgttttcagttttcttaTTGTTATTTCTCTTACTTTTCTGGAGCTATTTATTCCACGAAATGACAATGCTTTTGACATTATTTTCCAGGTTTTTTGCCCAGTTCGTTCTCTATGTATGCCATGTCTCTTTCATCAGGGTTATTTCTTCTTGATAAACCTGCCATGACAGTTACAGTTGCAGCTGTAGGCGTAATCCTTGGCTGGCCATTCtcaattttggcttttttgCCCGTCACATTTTACTCTCTAGCCAGAAGATTCAAACAAGCTTTTCTTGCCGGGGCAGCGACCTCTGTTGCTCTTCTTGTAAGTCAATGGTTGGCACATTTTTGTTGGATGTACAAAGTACATGCCTGTACCTGCATAATTGTCGCACAGAGTTTTAAATGTctcattttaagttttttgttttttatttaatttttttaattatgcttatGATATATGTTGAATTTATCTTTTAGGTATTGTCGGTTCTCGTTGATCACTACTACTACAACAAATGGACATCATCTGTGTTAAATTTGTTGATCTATAACGTTGCAGGAGGTGGTGAGAGCCACTTGTATGGAACTGAGGGGCCACTATTTTATATTAGGAATGGATTTAACaattttaacttttgtttCGTACTTGCATTGCTGTTTCTGGCAATACTGCTGATTGCAAGGAAAAAGTATGCACCCAGCTTGCTCATTGTTGTCTCGcctatatatatttggttgGCGTTCATGTCTTTGCAACCACACAAAGAAGAGAGGTTTGAATAATCTTACCTTTTATGATATCCGGGCAAGCCTGTTATATACCACTTCTCTTAAATTGATTGAATTAGAACATATTCCTGCTAGTTTCGTATGTGCTCATCTTGACAGTACATTTCCAATTGACcgaaatttctcatatttgcACAGTTGTGCATTTGCcattaacaaaaaaactcaaatgATGTTGAGAGGCTGAGTGCGTTGATATTTCCATCTATACTTTCTCCTCTAtcctacttttttttcttctaaattttttctctaatttctCTGGAATTACAGTAACTACAaatattcttcttgttctgACATCCACATCTCACCATAATCATAGGCAGCACTCACCTTGTGCTTTcctgcaacaacaaaaaaaatcaatatcgTTTGTTATCTTTTTCATAGGTATCCTTACCAGTCTGCATTTCTGACTAGCCAGGGTCATATAGTTTCAGATCTGAATGTTTTGATATTTAATGAGTCACTTTGATGGAAATTCTTAAGATGATATGAAGATTGTTCAATATTATTTAACTGCAGGTCAGATGTGAGTGATAACAAGATATTTCCAATTGTCGTTGCAGGTTCCTTTATCCAATATATCCACTAATTTGTGTTGCTGCTTCGGCTGTCATAGAGAGCTTTCCTGATGTTTTCCGATCTGATTATGATTCTCAAGGCAATTCTCCGATGGTCATGGTGAGCTTTTATCCTGCATTTCACAAAAATTTGATAAATTATCTCTATGAACCTCACAGTATTGCTGCTTGTACATGTAGACGGCAAAGATTCTAAGACCGGTGGTTCTTGGCCTCATATTATGTGCCTCCCATGCTCGTACATTTTCGGTGATCAATGGCTATTCTGCCCCTTTAGAGGTTTACAAGCTTTTAGAAGATCATGACAATGCAGGAACAGGTAACAAGTATCTTGCTGTTAACAATTTATTGACCTTGCGATGGAGTGCATTGTCATCAAAGTTCCTTAAATGTTCAGTTATCAATCAATGCAATATGGCGTCTTAATATTTGGAATGTACAATGAAAGGAGTAAACTCATTTTGCAATTTCGTTGTAGAACTGTAATGTACATGCCTTGTGTATAATGATTTCACATGTTCtcaaaatattggaaattgATATGCTTTTTAGTCTTTGGGGCTTGGTTATATTAGCCATCTACAGAGATAAACTTTCTATAAATActgtatttttattctttttttctactGTTCAATACACTTCCATATTGGTTGGGCTCACCACCTTGATTATCTGCCCCGCATCTCCCCAAACTCATGTTTCTTGTTTAGTTCTCAAGTTGCATAAGGAACTTGTTGGATTCTCCAATTTATTATTTGGTATGCAAGTTTGGAAAGTCACGTCTCTTAAAGTTTCTTGGATTTCCTTCTGCATTTCAGGTTCTGTTCTGTGTGTTGGAAGTGAATGGCACCGTTTCCCGTCGTCGTTTTTTGTTCCTGATTATGTTGGAGAAGTTCGTTGGATTGATGATGGGTTCCGGGGACTTCTTCCCTTCCCATTTAATTCTACCTTGGGTGGAACTGCAGCAGCCCCACCATATCTTAACGATAAGAACAAAGCTTCGAACGATCAATATGTAACCACTCTCTAAACTAGTTTATATAAAACTAAAGTGCCCCATACTTGTTATGTTTTCTTTAGAAAATGACCCATCAGTTTTTACAGCTCCGGGATCTTGAACAATGTACATTCCTTGTTGAGCTGCAGCTTAGTCGACCTTTCCCTTCTCGCGGAAGTGACTTGTCAACTTGGGAGGTACAAATCAGGCTGCTTTTACActtttttttggaataaatTGCTAGCTGAACTGGTTTTCTTCCCAATTCAGGTGATTGGAGCGTTGCCTTACCTGGATAGAGAGCTCTCGCCTGCCAAGTACCGCTCCTTTTTCATCCCATATCTGTGGCAGCGTAAGAATATCTTTGGCATGTACAAGCTGCTTAGGAGAGTACCAAAATGAAACCTTGGTTCTGACAGAATTACAGAATTAGATTCTGAGCTAGCATGACTTGTTCTAACACCACCCCCCCGCCCCTCGCATCTCTTCAGAAGGAAAACCCCCGTTTTTGATGATATAGTTTAAACTGTTCCGATAGGTGGGACTTCCTCCAAGTCTCTACTGATAAACATGTAGTTGAGTTCTTGAGTTCATTGGTGACTTGCATGtatttttgagattttgatgGACCcaaagtaaattcatattaCTAATGTTTTGATATTCTTTGGAATAGATGACCTAATTACTATTGCAGAtcatttttcccttttggATGGTTAGATGTGATagaattagaaagaaaatgagGGAAATTTTTGGCCTCACCTATTTTTCTCTAGAAATGGAGATTCTGAGATGTACAAAACTCATGAAGTCACTGCCAATGGGTCCCGCCacagtggtggtggtggatgcCCCCTCCCCTATAGCACCAAGGACCCCAGTGGGTTTTCCTTTCCGccaatgtaacaaaaaaaatattaatggaGTCACTGTTGTATTAATCAATCCacttcaaaatattaaggtaattcaaaatttttggtatTGGATGCAACATTCAAATCATCAGTAAATTGTAATGTACACttttgaataataaaaaaaattaaagaattgtATTAATAGTATTAACATGGAATTACAATCTCAGTTTCCAAAATTTGTCTTTGTTGggttcaaaaccaaaacctaATCGATGGAGGTAGTAGATTCCACCACATGTACCACCACAACAGTGATGTCGTCGATCTTGCCTCCGGCGTGCTCCAATCCGGCCTTTTGAGCCTCCATCTGAAAAGGGCTAATGTTGTCCTTGTCCAAGGAATTATACAGAGCCAGGGTGGCTATGGTGGAAGCTACCTCCGCACAATCAATATCCCGACCACCGCTTACTTTATTAAAAGCCACCAGAACCTCCTCAATCTCACTCGCAAACATGTTGTCCAGCAACCCATCTGTCCCAAGTACGATAATG of Prunus dulcis chromosome 4, ALMONDv2, whole genome shotgun sequence contains these proteins:
- the LOC117626559 gene encoding dol-P-Man:Man(6)GlcNAc(2)-PP-Dol alpha-1,2-mannosyltransferase; translated protein: MSLSTRLRRPQPSDPSASSSPSSSYSKVDKQGKSGDADGFDKGFRWFFPLVALGMLRYMSATSNIIHDCDEVFNYWEPLHYLLYKSGFQTWEYSSQFALRSYLYILFHELVGRPASWLFAEEKVRVFYAVRLFLAFLSVITDTVLVVALSRKYGKRLASYTLAMLCLTSGCFFASTSFLPSSFSMYAMSLSSGLFLLDKPAMTVTVAAVGVILGWPFSILAFLPVTFYSLARRFKQAFLAGAATSVALLVLSVLVDHYYYNKWTSSVLNLLIYNVAGGGESHLYGTEGPLFYIRNGFNNFNFCFVLALLFLAILLIARKKYAPSLLIVVSPIYIWLAFMSLQPHKEERFLYPIYPLICVAASAVIESFPDVFRSDYDSQGNSPMVMTAKILRPVVLGLILCASHARTFSVINGYSAPLEVYKLLEDHDNAGTGSVLCVGSEWHRFPSSFFVPDYVGEVRWIDDGFRGLLPFPFNSTLGGTAAAPPYLNDKNKASNDQYLRDLEQCTFLVELQLSRPFPSRGSDLSTWEVIGALPYLDRELSPAKYRSFFIPYLWQRKNIFGMYKLLRRVPK